From Camelina sativa cultivar DH55 chromosome 7, Cs, whole genome shotgun sequence, one genomic window encodes:
- the LOC104702628 gene encoding VQ motif-containing protein 10-like, whose translation MSGRGKVKSEPMKVVFINTQYVETDARSFKTVVQELTGKDAIVAAGPFESPSSASDSRCYGGGSKIGEDTRQLYGGGGGGGGQVGSTTEFDRFFKEMPAMEELYKLWSEN comes from the coding sequence aTGTCTGGAAGAGGGAAAGTGAAATCGGAGCCGATGAAGGTTGTGTTCATAAACACACAGTACGTTGAGACAGATGCTCGTAGCTTCAAAACCGTTGTTCAAGAACTCACCGGTAAGGACGCCATCGTCGCCGCCGGTCCTTTTGAGTCCCCCTCCTCCGCTTCCGACAGCCGGTGTTACGGTGGCGGTAGTAAAATCGGTGAAGATACCAGACAGCTCtacggcggcggcggaggaggaggaggacaagTAGGGTCGACGACGGAGTTTGATAGATTTTTCAAGGAGATGCCTGCCATGGAGGAGTTGTATAAACTATGGTCAGAAAATTGA
- the LOC104702627 gene encoding 9-cis-epoxycarotenoid dioxygenase NCED9, chloroplastic-like, with translation MASTSTTLLIPSTSTHQFLDPTFSNSSSSSSRLSFSSTLGNKKLTRCSVSSSSFNKTSPISSSLQSPTTLKPPSSWKKLCSDVAANLIPKTTNHNPKLNPVQRTAATILDAVENAMVSHELRRHPLPKTADPTVQISGNFFPVPEKPVVHNLPVTGTVPECIQGVYVRNGANPLHKPVSGHHLFDGDGMIHSVQFDNGSVSYACRFTETNRLVQERESGRPVFPKAIGELHGHLGIAKLMLFNTRGLFGLVDSTRGLGVANAGLVYFNGHLLAMSEDDLPYYVKVTQTGDLETSGRYDFDGQLKSTMIAHPKIDPVTRELFALSYDIVSKPYLKYFRFTSDGEKSSDVEIPLDQPTMIHDFAITENFVVIPDQQVVFRLPEMIRGGSPVVYDENKKSRFGILNKYAKDASSIQWTEVPDCFCFHLWNAWEEPDTEEVVVIGSCMTPPDSIFNEHDETLESVLSEIRLNLKTGESTRRPVISEQLNLEAGMVNRNLLGRKTRFVYLALTEPWPKVSGFAKVDISTGEIQKYIYGDEKYGGEPLFLPSGDGEEDDDYIMVFVHDEEKVKSELQIINAVNLKLEATVTLPSRVPYGFHGTFISKEDLLKQA, from the coding sequence ATGGCTTCTACTTCTACAACCTTACTAATTCCTTCTACTTCGACTCATCAATTTCTTGATCCAACTTtctcaaattcttcttcttcttcttcaagactaTCGTTTTCTTCAACACTCGGCAACAAGAAACTAACCCGTTGCTCTGTTTCATCCTCCTCATTCAACAAAACATCTCCCATCTCGTCTTCTCTCCAATCTCCGACGACATTAAAACCACCGTCTTCTTGGAAGAAACTATGCAGCGATGTCGCCGCCAATCTAATCCCCAAAACTACCAATCACAATCCGAAACTAAACCCTGTACAGAGAACCGCCGCCACGATCTTAGACGCGGTTGAGAACGCTATGGTTTCTCACGAACTCCGCCGTCATCCGCTTCCTAAAACGGCGGATCCCACCGTCCAAATATCCGGGAACTTCTTCCCGGTGCCGGAGAAACCAGTCGTGCATAACCTTCCGGTGACTGGAACAGTACCAGAGTGCATTCAAGGAGTTTACGTCAGAAACGGAGCGAATCCGCTTCACAAACCAGTCTCCGGCCACCATTTGTTCGACGGTGACGGTATGATCCACTCCGTCCAGTTCGATAACGGTTCGGTTAGCTACGCTTGCCGGTTCACCGAAACAAACCGGTTGGTTCAAGAGCGAGAATCCGGTCGCCCTGTTTTCCCCAAAGCAATTGGAGAGCTTCACGGACATTTAGGTATCGCCAAGCTTATGCTCTTCAACACCCGTGGACTATTCGGATTAGTCGACTCGACCCGAGGCCTCGGTGTCGCTAATGCCGGTCTAGTCTATTTCAACGGTCATCTCTTAGCCATGTCCGAAGATGATTTACCGTACTATGTCAAGGTCACTCAAACCGGAGATTTAGAAACTTCGGGTCGGTACGATTTCGACGGTCAGCTAAAATCAACAATGATAGCCCACCCGAAAATCGACCCGGTAACCCGAGAACTATTCGCTTTAAGCTACGACATCGTTTCGAAGCCTTACCTTAAATACTTCAGATTCACATCGGACGGTGAGAAATCATCGGACGTCGAGATTCCTCTTGACCAGCCGACGATGATCCACGATTTCGCGATCACTGAGAACTTCGTAGTGATCCCTGACCAGCAAGTGGTTTTCAGATTACCGGAGATGATCAGAGGTGGTTCTCCGGTGGTTTACGACGAGAACAAGAAATCAAGATTTGGTATCTTGAATAAATACGCTAAAGATGCTTCGTCGATTCAATGGACCGAAGTACCTGATTGTTTCTGTTTCCATCTATGGAACGCTTGGGAAGAACCGGACACAGAGGAGGTTGTCGTGATCGGATCATGTATGACGCCACCTGATTCAATATTCAACGAACACGACGAAACACTTGAGAGTGTTTTGTCGGAGATAAGACTAAACCTGAAAACAGGGGAATCAACACGTCGACCGGTTATCTCCGAACAACTTAACCTCGAAGCCGGTATGGTAAACCGGAATTTATTAGGTAGAAAAACCCGGTTTGTTTACTTGGCTTTAACCGAACCGTGGCCTAAAGTGTCCGGTTTCGCGAAAGTGGACATATCGACCGGAGAGATTCAAAAGTATATTTACGGAGACGAGAAATACGGAGGAGAGCCTCTGTTTCTGCCTTCCGGcgacggagaagaagacgatgattaCATTATGGTGTTCGTTCACGACGAGGAGAAGGTGAAGTCGGAACTACAAATCATTAACGCTGTTAACCTGAAGCTTGAAGCTACCGTTACGCTTCCGTCGAGAGTGCCTTATGGTTTCCACGGAACGTTCATTAGCAAGGAAGATCTATTGAAGCAAGCTTAA
- the LOC104704947 gene encoding exopolygalacturonase-like — MISSVCSFIRLILLIAAVASSIAAAASIPLPGRKIFDVRSYGARGDGKTDNAMAFTKAWKEACEWKGFPRVYVPFGTFYLGGVIFTGPCKSRISFIIKGTLLAPKEANAIKEETWIIFRYVDYLTVSGGGILDGQGSYSWPLNNCRQNSNCRALPMNMGFQFVRFSRISHIRSINSKMGHLNFFGVQNFNISRMSIRSPGDSPNTDGIKIGLSSNMKIDNVDIGTGDDCIAILSGTTNLDISNVNCGPGHGISVGSLGRYKDEKSVQGITVRDSIFNGSTNGVRIKTWGSTSTPNLVSNFLYKNLQMINVGSPINIDQQYCPTSNCNYESASHIQIQDVRYNNIWGTSTDKVAVKLQCSKNFPCKGVELTDVNLVHSGPDGPATAFCENVGGRTHGKIAPPSCIR, encoded by the exons atgatTTCCTCTGTTTGTAGTTTTATAAGGTTAATTTTACTCATAGCTGCCGTCGCAAGTAGCATTGCAGCAGCCGCTTCTATCCCTCTCCCCGGAAGAAAGATCTTTGATGTTCGAAGCTATGGCGCTCGCGGTGACGGCAAAACCGACAATGCTATG GCGTTTACAAAGGCGTGGAAAGAAGCGTGCGAATGGAAAGGATTCCCTAGAGTCTACGTACCATTTGGAACCTTCTACCTCGGTGGCGTAATCTTCACGGGACCATGTAAAAGTCGGATTAGTTTCATCATCAAAGGAACTTTGTTAGCACCTAAAGAAGCTAACGCCATCAAAGAAGAGACGTGGATCATTTTCAGGTACGTTGACTATCTCACAGTCTCAGGCGGCGGTATTCTTGATGGACAAGGAAGCTACTCTTGGCCACTCAACAATTGCCGCCAAAACTCTAATTGCCGGGCTCTACCTATGAACATGGGGTTCCAATTCGTGAGATTCTCAAGAATCAGCCACATCAGATCGATCAATAGCAAAATGGGTCACCTCAACTTCTTCGGAGTACAAAATTTTAACATCTCACGCATGAGCATTAGGTCCCCCGGAGATAGCCCTAACACCGACGGAATCAAGATAGGTTTATCAAGCAACATGAAGATCGACAATGTTGACATCGGAACTGGCGACGACTGCATCGCGATCTTGTCGGGGACCACCAATTTGGATATCTCCAATGTCAACTGTGGACCGGGACATGGAATCAGCGTTGGAAGTCTTGGAAGGTATAAAGATGAGAAGAGCGTTCAGGGAATAACGGTTAGGGATTCCATCTTTAACGGTTCGACTAATGGAGTACGGATCAAGACATGGGGTTCGACGAGTACACCGAACTTAGTTTCTAATTTCCTTTACAAGAATCTCCAGATGATTAATGTCGGAAGCCCAATCAACATAGATCAACAATACTGTCCAACGTCAAACTGCAACTATGAG tCTGCTTCACATATTCAGATACAAGACGTGAGGTACAATAACATTTGGGGGACGTCTACGGACAAAGTGGCCGTAAAATTACAATGCAGCAAGAATTTTCCTTGCAAAGGGGTTGAGCTCACCGACGTTAACTTAGTACACAGTGGACCCGACGGTCCAGCCACCGCTTTCTGTGAGAATGTTGGCGGTAGGACACATGGCAAGATAGCTCCTCCCTCTTGCATTCGTTGA